CGGGAGTCGCAGGCGCCGAAGCCCCGCGCGTCGCGAGCAGCGCGCGACGCCAGCGCGCGGCTTCGGGCTTCAACAGCCGCGCGTCGAACAGGTCGAGCGCACCGATCGTGATGCCGAGCGTACGCAGCCGCTTGCGCTCGTCGGGGGCGATCGCGTCGAGCGACAGCCGCAGCGGCATTCGCGGGGTGATGCCCCCCGCCGCCTCGATCGCACCGACCACCGCACGCAGCGCCGGCGTCGCCAGCGGGTCGCGTGCCACCTCGGCGAGGCGGACGAGCCCGCCGACGCGCTTGCCCAGCATCGTCGCCAGCCATGCCCCCAGCCGCGCCTGAACTCGCTCGCGCATCGGCTTGTCGAGGCAGTCGAGATCGCGGTCGAGCACGAGTTTGGGCCGCGCGAGCGACGCCCCCATGCCGAGCGTCGCGACGCGGTGCCCGGCCCAGACGATATCGGTCTCGTCGAGCGTGATATCCCCGTCCGCCGCATCGATGAGCGCTTGGCCGCGCCGCGCGCGCTCGCCCGCCAGCCGCTTTTCCGCCGCGGCGAGCAACAGTCGCTTGTCCGCCGCGCGCGCGTCCGCCGCGACGGTGAAGCGGAACCCGTCGAGCCGGCCGATCGCATGGTCTTCGACCATCACCTCGCCCTCCGCACCGATCACGACGGGCAGCGACGCGGCATCGGCGCCGATCTGCCGCATCAGCGCGGTGGTACGCTTGTCGACGAAGCGCTGCGTCAGGCTGGCATGCAGCGCGTCGGACAGCCGCTCCTCGAGCGCGGCGGTGCGCGCCGCCCAATGCGCGGGCTCGGCCAGCCAGTCGGTGCGCTGCGCGATATAGGCCCAGCTGCGCGCGGCGGCGATCCGCCCGGCGATCACCTCGACGTCGCCCGCGACGGTGTCGAGCCGGGCGATTTCGTCGGCGAACCATTGGTGCGGAATATGCCCGCGCGCCTCGCTCAGATGACCGAACAGCCGCGAGACGAAGCGCGCATGCGGATCGAGCCCGACTTTCCGGAAATCGGGAACGCCGCATGCCGCCCACAGCCGCGCGACCATCTTCGGATGGCGCGCACGCTCGCGGACCCAGCCTTCTTCGGCAAGCCGCTTCAGCACGCCGAGATCGAGCGCCTGGGGTGCCGCGCGCAGCACTCCCGATGGCGGTCGCGCCTCCAGGCTCGCGATCAGCGCATCGACGCTCGCGAAATCGGGCTCGCCCTCGCGCCAGTAGAGGTTCTCGAGCCGCGGGAAGCGATGCTCCTCGATCGCCAGCACCTCTTCGGGCAGGAACGCGCCGGGACCGTCGTCGGACAGCGCGCCGAACGTCCCGTCGCGCTGGTGGCGGCCCGCACGGCCAGCGATCTGCGCCATCTCTGCGACGGTCAGCCGCCGCTGGCGCTTGCCGTCGAACTTGTTGAGGCTGGCGAACGCGACGTGCGCGACGTCCATGTTCAGCCCCATCCCGATCGCGTCGGTGGCGACGAGATAATCCACCTCGCCCGCCTGGAACATCGCGACCTGCGCGTTGCGCGTGCGCGGGGACAGCGCGCCCATTACCACCGCGGCGCCACCCCGCAGCCGACGCAGCATCTCGGCGACCGCGTAGACTTCCTCGGCGCTGAACGCGACGATCGCGGAACGCTTGGGCAGACGGCTGATCTTCTTCGCGCCTGCATAGGTCAGCGTCGAGAATCGCGGGCGATTGACGATCTCGGCGGTCGGCACCAGCGCCTTGATCATCGGCCGCAGCGCCTCCGACCCCAGGATCATCGTCTCCTCGCGACCGCGCGCGCGCAAAAGCCGGTCGGTGAAGACGTGGCCGCGTTCGGGATCGGCCCCCAGCTGCGCCTCGTCGATCCCGACGAACGCGACGTCCCGGTCGGGCATCGATTCGGCCGTGCACAGCAGCCAGCGTGCGTCCGGCGGCGTGATCTTCTCCTCGCCGGTGATCAGCGCGACGCGGTTCGCGCCCTTGATCGCGACGACGCGGTCATAGACCTCGCGCGCCAGCAGCCGCAGCGGAAAGCCGATCATCCCGCTCGAATGCGCGCACATCCGCTCGATCGCGAGATGCGTCTTGCCCGTGTTGGTCGGCCCCAGCACGGCCGTGATCGTACCGGACGCATCGTCGTTCATGCGGGGTAACATCGGGCGTTCGGGCCGCGCTTGCAATGACTTGCGCGACACCGCGTCCTGTCCCGCCGTCAGTCCAGTCCTTGCGCCGGCGATAGACGCGCGAGCAATCCGACGGCGTCCGCACCGCGAACCGCGCACCCGACCAGCTGTGCGAAACCGGAGAAAACCCCTCGCTTCGCGCCGGTTCCACACGGGTTTCACGGGCCGGCTGCACGGCGCAACGCCTCGGCGCAAACGCGTCTCTCCCTGCCCCCGGTTAATTTGACTTTAGCACCTGTTCTCCACAACCACCGCACCCGACGCCGCGGGGGGACCGCGCGCTTTGCCGAAAGTGCCTGCGTGTTTCTTCGTGACGAGACTGGACTGGAACTGGCCGGCGGAACCACCGCGCGCGCGTTCGGTCGTGCCTTGGTGGAGTATCCGGTACCGACGCGGTTCGACCGCGTTCGCGACGCGCTGGCGCAGGTCGACTGGGTGCCCGATCTCGGGTCACGCGTCGGATCGCGCGACTGGTGGCGCGGGCTTGCGACCTGCACCGCGCTGTGCGCGGCGACCTGGGCGTTGTCGCCGGGCTTTCGTCCCCTGGTCGGTGCCGTTCCTGCGCCGCTTGCCGGTGCCGAATGGGACGAATCGCGCGCGCTGGCGATCTCGCCGCTCGCGCTCGGTGCCGATACCGGGCGGCACATGGCGGCGAACGACCTAGTCGCGCCACTCGCCGAAGCACCCGAGCGGCCGTCCGTCGAGCTGTCGGCGACGCTTGGCGAAGGCGATGCGCTCGACCGCGTGCTGATCCGCGCCGGCGTCGGCCGCAACGATGCCGAAGCCGCAGCCGCGCTCGTCTCGCAGGCAGTGGACCCGGCTGCCATCAAGGCCGGGACGCGGATCGCGCTGACGCTCGGTCGTCGCGCCGATCGCACCACCGCGCGGCCGCTGGAAGCGCTCGACTTCCGCGCCCGGTTCGACCTCGGCCTGACGCTGACGCGCGCCGCCACCGGCCTGACCATGACGCGCAAGCCGATCGCGATCGATTCAACCCCGCTTCGGATCCAGGGGCTGGTCGGCTCCAGCCTCTACCGCACGACCCGGGCGGCAGGCGTCCCGGCCAAGATCGTCGAGGCGTATATCAAGGCGCTCGCGACGCGTATGTCGATCGGCCGCGACGTGACGGCAGCCGACCGGTTCGACCTGATCGTCGAGCGCGACCGCGCCGCGACCGGCGAGACGCGGATCGGTAATCTTCTCTTCGCCGGGCTGGACCAGGGTCGCAAGACCGTGCAGCTCGTCCGCTTCGCCGCCGACCCCTCCAACGAGGATGCCAGCATCGGTGGCTGGTTCGACGTCAACGGCCAGACCGAGCGCCGCGCGGTGTCGGGGCTGCCCGTGCTCGGACGGATCACGTCGAGCTTCGGCTGGCGGATGCATCCGCTGCTGGGCTTCACGCGGATGCACAAGGGCCTCGATATCGGTGCGCCCTATGGGTCGCCGATCCATGCGATGACCGACGGCATCGTCGCGTTTGCGGGCCGCACCGGCGGCTACGGCAATTTCGTCAAGCTGGCGCATGGCGGCGGGATGGCGAGCGGATACGGCCATATGAGCCGGATCGCGGTCTCGTCCGGCACGCGCGTGCGCCAGGGCCAGGTGATCGGCTATGTCGGCTCGACCGGCATGTCGACGGGGCCCCACCTGCACTGGGAGGTCTGGCGCAACGGCACGGCGATCAATCCGAGCTCGGTCGCCTTCACCAGCGTCGCGGCGTTGTCGGGTGAAAAGCTGCGTGCGTTCAAGGCGCGGGTCGCGCGGCTGCTGGCGGTCAGGGTCGGCGCGTAGCCGCGCGCTACAGTCCGGTTGCCAGCGTCTTGATTAGCCAGTCGTGGAACAGCTTGACCGGCTTTTGCTGCAGGGCGCGCGGCCGGCACACGAACCAGTAGCTGTACGGGCTCTCGACCTCGATATCGAACAGCCGCACCAGCCGCGGGTCGTTAGCGTCCTCGAAATGGCTGGCATGCATGAACGCGATGCCAAGCCCCTGCGCCGCCGCCTCGAGCATCAGCGCGCCAGAATCGAAATGGTCGATCGCCAGCGGCTCGATATCCTCCAGCCCCGCCGCGGTGCGCCAGGCGGTGAACGTGTCGGGCATGTCGCGGTGCAATAGCGCGGTCAGTTCCGAGAGCTGCTCAGGCTTCGTGACAGGGTTCGCCCGTTCGAGCAGGCTGCGTGCGCCGATGACATAGACCGAGTTGCGATCCAGCCGCTTGGCATAGAGCGACGGGTCGATCTCGCGCTGCAACGCGATCACGGCGTCCAGACCGTCGCCCAGCCGCGACACGCCGTGCCCGGCCGTGTCGATGTCGAGATGCAGTTCGGGATGCGAGATGCGCAGTTCCCCCAGCCGCGGGAACAGGCGTTGCGACGCGAACAGCGGCAGGATGCCGAGCCGCAGCCGTAGCAC
This sequence is a window from Sphingomonas ginsenosidivorax. Protein-coding genes within it:
- a CDS encoding M23 family metallopeptidase encodes the protein MFLRDETGLELAGGTTARAFGRALVEYPVPTRFDRVRDALAQVDWVPDLGSRVGSRDWWRGLATCTALCAATWALSPGFRPLVGAVPAPLAGAEWDESRALAISPLALGADTGRHMAANDLVAPLAEAPERPSVELSATLGEGDALDRVLIRAGVGRNDAEAAAALVSQAVDPAAIKAGTRIALTLGRRADRTTARPLEALDFRARFDLGLTLTRAATGLTMTRKPIAIDSTPLRIQGLVGSSLYRTTRAAGVPAKIVEAYIKALATRMSIGRDVTAADRFDLIVERDRAATGETRIGNLLFAGLDQGRKTVQLVRFAADPSNEDASIGGWFDVNGQTERRAVSGLPVLGRITSSFGWRMHPLLGFTRMHKGLDIGAPYGSPIHAMTDGIVAFAGRTGGYGNFVKLAHGGGMASGYGHMSRIAVSSGTRVRQGQVIGYVGSTGMSTGPHLHWEVWRNGTAINPSSVAFTSVAALSGEKLRAFKARVARLLAVRVGA
- a CDS encoding LysR substrate-binding domain-containing protein; the protein is MRRLPPLGAIEAFVQVARLGSIKAAAEDLALSAPALSRRVQSLERFIGKPLFARRHQAMVLNGDGERLLAQIAPVLDSLSDAVESLTSGTEVLRLRLGILPLFASQRLFPRLGELRISHPELHLDIDTAGHGVSRLGDGLDAVIALQREIDPSLYAKRLDRNSVYVIGARSLLERANPVTKPEQLSELTALLHRDMPDTFTAWRTAAGLEDIEPLAIDHFDSGALMLEAAAQGLGIAFMHASHFEDANDPRLVRLFDIEVESPYSYWFVCRPRALQQKPVKLFHDWLIKTLATGL
- a CDS encoding helicase-related protein, with amino-acid sequence MNDDASGTITAVLGPTNTGKTHLAIERMCAHSSGMIGFPLRLLAREVYDRVVAIKGANRVALITGEEKITPPDARWLLCTAESMPDRDVAFVGIDEAQLGADPERGHVFTDRLLRARGREETMILGSEALRPMIKALVPTAEIVNRPRFSTLTYAGAKKISRLPKRSAIVAFSAEEVYAVAEMLRRLRGGAAVVMGALSPRTRNAQVAMFQAGEVDYLVATDAIGMGLNMDVAHVAFASLNKFDGKRQRRLTVAEMAQIAGRAGRHQRDGTFGALSDDGPGAFLPEEVLAIEEHRFPRLENLYWREGEPDFASVDALIASLEARPPSGVLRAAPQALDLGVLKRLAEEGWVRERARHPKMVARLWAACGVPDFRKVGLDPHARFVSRLFGHLSEARGHIPHQWFADEIARLDTVAGDVEVIAGRIAAARSWAYIAQRTDWLAEPAHWAARTAALEERLSDALHASLTQRFVDKRTTALMRQIGADAASLPVVIGAEGEVMVEDHAIGRLDGFRFTVAADARAADKRLLLAAAEKRLAGERARRGQALIDAADGDITLDETDIVWAGHRVATLGMGASLARPKLVLDRDLDCLDKPMRERVQARLGAWLATMLGKRVGGLVRLAEVARDPLATPALRAVVGAIEAAGGITPRMPLRLSLDAIAPDERKRLRTLGITIGALDLFDARLLKPEAARWRRALLATRGASAPATPDGATVLPRSGAGIASGFRPLAHQAVRVDLVERIARAAHDARDGRTPFAPDPALATSIGLEAASLERLMAELGFRPVPGDVPRWVWRGRPPAKTPPPPVSDTALSGAFAALAARVRHG